In Chryseobacterium lactis, a single genomic region encodes these proteins:
- the gwsS gene encoding grasp-with-spasm system SPASM domain peptide maturase, producing the protein MYLKLFSSCKITLGAKNSIILDVQRDSYVSIPNTLFFVIKNLDSSSIESVRHDVDEEDKEVFDSYIVFLVKNEFGFITDKPNNFIYFDYEKIDIPSNNCIIEFSSSIVDYNTIVSQLETIKVQALHINTYSKIDLTQIEELLNPIFNNTSIKFVSLLLMYNRGIKENDLLKLGYNYPFLSQLFVYSSPFEKSVYGEFLNIHYTLEAQVSIKSCGQIKSDYFSCNDYLYSESHCFNSCLAGKISIDKYGNIKNCPSMTQSFGNIKETNLEEALNHKDFKKYWKLSKDQIEVCKDCEFRYICTDCRAYTELIHLDKEGLDVSKPLKCGYNPYTAEWEEWSTNPIKQNAIRYYGMEGAYD; encoded by the coding sequence ATGTATCTAAAGCTCTTTTCTAGTTGTAAGATTACATTAGGTGCAAAAAATTCTATAATATTGGATGTTCAGAGGGATTCTTATGTTTCTATTCCAAATACTTTATTTTTTGTGATCAAGAACCTAGATAGCAGTTCTATTGAAAGCGTTAGACATGATGTAGATGAAGAGGATAAAGAGGTTTTTGATTCATATATTGTTTTTTTAGTCAAGAATGAATTTGGTTTTATTACAGATAAACCTAATAACTTTATTTATTTTGATTATGAAAAAATTGATATCCCGTCCAATAACTGTATTATTGAATTTTCTTCCAGTATTGTTGACTATAATACAATTGTTTCTCAACTTGAAACCATAAAAGTTCAAGCGCTGCATATTAATACTTATTCAAAAATAGATTTAACGCAGATAGAAGAACTTTTAAATCCAATCTTTAACAATACTTCAATAAAGTTTGTTTCACTATTGTTGATGTATAATAGGGGAATTAAAGAAAATGATCTATTAAAGTTGGGATATAATTACCCTTTTCTTAGTCAATTATTTGTTTATTCTTCTCCTTTTGAGAAAAGTGTTTACGGGGAATTTTTAAATATTCATTATACTTTAGAGGCTCAAGTTTCCATTAAATCTTGTGGGCAAATAAAGAGTGATTATTTTTCTTGCAATGATTATTTGTATTCAGAATCTCATTGTTTTAATTCATGTCTTGCAGGAAAAATTTCTATAGATAAGTATGGTAACATTAAAAATTGTCCTTCAATGACTCAGAGTTTTGGTAACATAAAAGAAACGAATTTGGAAGAAGCTCTTAATCATAAAGATTTTAAAAAATATTGGAAACTTAGTAAGGATCAGATCGAGGTTTGTAAAGATTGTGAGTTCAGATACATCTGTACGGATTGTAGAGCTTATACAGAACTTATTCATCTTGACAAAGAAGGCTTGGATGTTTCCAAGCCTCTTAAATGTGGTTATAATCCTTATACTGCAGAATGGGAAGAGTGGAGTACTAATCCGATAAAGCAAAATGCAATACGGTATTATGGAATGGAAGGTGCTTACGATTAA
- a CDS encoding metallophosphoesterase, producing the protein MQKNLLIIAGIFLFLEIYIYQAVRTLTDNFWLRTGYWAVSLIIYGIFAYEVTHYQKSDRSMMRPQIMISLFLIFILPKIFVVLFLLIDDIFRLGSYAVGFTQSTDNFFPERRKFLSLVGLGMGGVLSVLFIDGITFGKYRHKVRRIKVKLGNLPKSFKGYKIIQISDVHSGSFSDPDKLQHAIDLINEQNPDLVLFTGDMVNNVADEFKPFIPLFSKIKAKDGKFAVLGNHDYGDYVTWASLDAKKKNLDTLIDYEKQAGFDMLRNEHRVIEKNGEKLYILGVENWGLKPFPQFGKIDDALQDIPESATKILMSHDPTHFDYVVKKHPGNIHLTLSGHTHGMQFGLDLKNIKWSPVQYRYPKWADLYESEGKQLYVNRGFGVLGYPGRVGVLPEITLFELS; encoded by the coding sequence ATGCAAAAGAATCTTTTAATTATTGCCGGAATTTTCCTGTTTTTGGAGATTTATATTTATCAGGCTGTAAGAACACTCACTGATAATTTCTGGCTGAGAACCGGCTACTGGGCTGTATCTTTAATCATTTACGGAATTTTCGCTTATGAAGTGACCCATTATCAAAAGTCAGATCGTAGTATGATGAGACCTCAGATTATGATTTCATTGTTTTTAATATTTATTCTTCCCAAAATCTTTGTGGTTTTATTTTTATTAATTGATGATATTTTCAGGCTGGGAAGTTATGCCGTAGGGTTCACCCAATCCACAGACAATTTTTTCCCTGAAAGAAGAAAATTCCTAAGTCTGGTAGGACTGGGAATGGGCGGAGTGCTCTCTGTGCTGTTTATTGATGGTATAACTTTCGGAAAATACCGCCATAAAGTGAGAAGAATAAAAGTAAAACTCGGCAATCTTCCAAAAAGTTTTAAAGGCTATAAAATCATTCAGATTTCTGATGTTCACAGCGGAAGCTTCTCTGACCCTGATAAACTGCAACACGCCATTGATCTGATTAACGAGCAAAATCCAGACCTGGTACTTTTTACCGGAGATATGGTCAACAATGTCGCAGATGAATTCAAACCTTTCATTCCTTTATTTTCAAAAATCAAAGCGAAAGACGGCAAATTTGCCGTATTAGGAAACCATGATTATGGAGATTATGTAACCTGGGCTTCCCTTGATGCCAAAAAGAAAAACCTTGACACCCTGATTGATTACGAAAAGCAGGCAGGTTTTGACATGCTGAGAAACGAGCACCGCGTTATTGAAAAAAACGGAGAAAAATTATATATTCTTGGAGTAGAAAACTGGGGTTTGAAACCATTCCCTCAATTCGGTAAGATTGACGACGCCCTACAAGACATCCCGGAATCTGCTACAAAGATTTTAATGAGCCACGACCCTACCCATTTTGATTATGTGGTTAAAAAACATCCGGGAAACATCCATCTGACCCTTTCGGGACACACTCATGGAATGCAGTTTGGCCTGGATCTTAAAAATATAAAATGGTCACCGGTTCAGTACCGCTACCCAAAATGGGCAGATTTGTATGAAAGTGAAGGGAAACAACTGTATGTCAACAGAGGTTTTGGAGTGTTGGGATATCCGGGAAGAGTTGGCGTATTGCCGGAGATTACTCTTTTTGAGTTGAGTTAA
- a CDS encoding 3-oxoacyl-ACP synthase III family protein encodes MPNTIIIGSGSYIPNRVIGRDYFMNSEFYTEDGVKIEKPAEETIAKFVEITEIENRRFIEDDLSNSQIGYEAAKIALEDAKVDGEELDYIIYASNFGEVTENGYADFMPTMAARVKNKLGIKNRKCVTYDMIFGCPGWVEGMILADNLIKAKVAKTILIIGAETLSRVTDPHDRNRMIFADGAGAVVVKATGEENVGIIAHNTICDNGPELNYLENQPSINKEVDQKRLYVRMLGRKIYEYALKNVPVAIKDTITDAGLSIEDIDKILIHQANAKMDYAMIERLHRLYDVKEYNHAISPMTIQDLGNTSVATIPTMYDLIIKGKMEGQTFKDNGNIVMTSVGAGMNINAIVYRFP; translated from the coding sequence ATGCCGAATACGATCATTATTGGCTCTGGATCTTACATTCCGAACAGAGTTATTGGTAGAGATTACTTCATGAATTCCGAGTTTTATACGGAAGACGGAGTAAAGATTGAAAAGCCTGCAGAAGAGACCATTGCGAAGTTTGTAGAAATTACAGAAATCGAAAACAGGAGATTTATTGAGGATGATCTTTCTAATTCACAAATCGGATATGAAGCCGCAAAAATTGCCCTTGAGGATGCCAAAGTAGACGGTGAGGAACTTGATTATATCATTTACGCAAGTAATTTTGGAGAAGTTACGGAAAACGGATATGCTGACTTTATGCCGACAATGGCTGCGAGAGTAAAGAACAAGCTAGGTATCAAAAACAGAAAATGTGTAACCTATGACATGATTTTCGGATGTCCGGGATGGGTGGAAGGTATGATTTTAGCGGATAATTTAATTAAAGCTAAAGTTGCCAAAACTATTTTAATTATCGGAGCAGAAACATTAAGCCGTGTAACCGATCCACATGACAGAAACAGAATGATCTTTGCAGACGGTGCCGGTGCCGTAGTGGTAAAAGCGACTGGTGAAGAAAATGTAGGAATCATCGCTCACAATACGATCTGCGATAACGGACCTGAGCTAAACTACCTTGAGAACCAACCTTCTATCAATAAAGAAGTAGATCAAAAACGTCTTTATGTAAGAATGCTGGGAAGAAAAATTTACGAGTACGCTCTTAAAAATGTTCCTGTAGCAATCAAAGATACTATCACCGATGCAGGTCTTTCTATTGAAGACATTGATAAAATTTTAATTCACCAAGCAAATGCCAAGATGGATTATGCAATGATTGAAAGACTTCACAGACTTTATGACGTGAAAGAATATAATCATGCGATCTCTCCAATGACAATTCAAGACCTTGGAAATACCTCTGTTGCTACCATTCCTACAATGTATGATTTAATAATTAAAGGAAAAATGGAGGGTCAAACGTTTAAAGATAATGGTAACATTGTGATGACTTCGGTAGGTGCCGGAATGAACATCAATGCTATCGTTTACAGATTTCCTTAA
- the ubiE gene encoding bifunctional demethylmenaquinone methyltransferase/2-methoxy-6-polyprenyl-1,4-benzoquinol methylase UbiE, producing MTKDITKVTPYNSEATKKSQVEDMFDNIAPKYDLLNHVLSMKIDVLWRNKLVRWMKNDNPQEVLDVATGTGDLAITIEKGTGSKVVGLDLSQQMLNVGVIKIKKLKLDGKISMLKGDAENLPFEDNRFDAVSVAFGVRNFENLTKGLAELRRVVKDNKSVYILEFSKVEGFMGPFYMFYFKNILPAIGRLVSKDNRAYTYLPDSVNAFPFGEKMKQILLDTGFKKVEYKKLSLGIATIYKATK from the coding sequence TTGACAAAAGATATCACCAAAGTTACTCCCTACAATTCAGAGGCTACAAAGAAGAGCCAGGTAGAGGATATGTTCGACAATATTGCACCGAAGTATGACCTTCTGAACCATGTTTTATCCATGAAAATTGACGTTTTATGGAGGAATAAACTGGTAAGATGGATGAAAAATGATAATCCGCAGGAAGTGCTGGATGTGGCTACAGGAACGGGAGATCTGGCGATTACGATCGAAAAAGGAACAGGTTCGAAAGTAGTTGGTTTAGATTTATCACAACAAATGCTGAATGTTGGCGTTATTAAAATAAAAAAACTTAAATTAGACGGCAAAATTTCCATGCTAAAAGGAGATGCAGAAAATTTACCTTTCGAGGACAATAGATTTGATGCTGTTTCCGTTGCATTTGGAGTAAGGAATTTTGAGAACCTTACCAAAGGTTTGGCAGAGTTAAGAAGAGTAGTTAAAGATAACAAAAGTGTTTATATACTGGAGTTTTCAAAGGTTGAGGGGTTCATGGGGCCATTTTATATGTTTTATTTTAAAAATATATTGCCTGCCATCGGCAGATTGGTTTCTAAGGATAATAGGGCATATACATACCTTCCGGATTCTGTAAATGCTTTTCCTTTCGGGGAAAAGATGAAACAAATTCTTTTAGATACGGGATTTAAGAAAGTAGAATATAAAAAATTAAGTTTAGGTATAGCCACAATTTACAAAGCAACAAAGTAA
- the porT gene encoding type IX secretion/gliding motility protein PorT/SprT encodes MNKFLLKALVLTSVNVAVFANAQFRTRNRMDKLEDFDEQKFSWGFYLNGNRLDYRIVLNPTYGMKDNQNLVTSKDSYSFGAGLIAKWRLNDYLDVRIEPGLQFAQRQLTFNTQSNDFYAGGSLTNPPFMPIPLQEKDKVREVKSTLVDIPVMLELHGQRWYNSRPYVAAGVNYIVNLQSNASSTDDNMQGIFRSTTHNFAWSAEMGIQFYFNKFKLTPGIRGTFFMNNEKVADNATTPPYWAAAVSTLQTRAIMFVLKFE; translated from the coding sequence ATGAATAAATTTCTATTAAAAGCACTGGTTTTGACCTCAGTAAATGTTGCCGTTTTTGCAAACGCGCAATTTAGAACCCGAAACAGAATGGATAAGTTGGAAGACTTTGACGAACAAAAATTCAGTTGGGGGTTTTACTTGAACGGGAACAGACTGGATTACCGCATTGTACTCAATCCCACTTATGGGATGAAGGATAATCAGAATCTTGTTACCTCTAAAGACAGTTACAGTTTCGGTGCGGGACTTATCGCAAAATGGAGACTGAATGACTATCTTGATGTAAGAATAGAACCTGGTTTGCAGTTTGCTCAAAGACAGTTGACTTTTAATACGCAATCAAATGACTTCTATGCCGGTGGATCTTTAACAAATCCTCCTTTCATGCCGATTCCTCTGCAGGAAAAAGATAAAGTAAGAGAAGTTAAATCTACTTTAGTTGATATTCCTGTAATGTTGGAACTTCATGGGCAAAGATGGTACAATTCAAGGCCTTATGTTGCAGCTGGGGTAAACTATATCGTAAACCTTCAGTCTAATGCAAGTTCTACTGATGATAACATGCAGGGGATCTTCAGATCTACTACTCATAATTTCGCATGGTCTGCAGAAATGGGGATTCAGTTTTATTTCAACAAATTTAAACTGACTCCGGGAATCAGAGGTACATTCTTTATGAATAATGAAAAAGTTGCAGATAATGCCACTACACCTCCTTATTGGGCAGCAGCAGTATCTACTTTGCAAACAAGAGCGATCATGTTTGTTCTTAAATTTGAATAA
- a CDS encoding cell division protein ZapA: protein MEVRRITINIAGRVYPLNVPAAEEETLRKVGKQIENMIKDFEQNFDVRDKQDALAMCALKLGTNAEVVSLNYEKNINSTNDRLTQINQTLNEIGK from the coding sequence ATGGAGGTAAGGAGAATAACCATAAACATTGCAGGAAGGGTATATCCGCTGAACGTACCGGCAGCAGAGGAAGAAACTTTGCGTAAAGTCGGGAAGCAGATCGAAAATATGATTAAAGATTTTGAACAAAACTTCGATGTAAGAGATAAACAGGATGCTTTGGCTATGTGTGCCCTGAAATTGGGAACCAACGCTGAAGTAGTTTCTCTTAACTACGAAAAAAATATTAATTCAACCAACGACAGATTAACTCAAATTAATCAGACGTTGAATGAAATCGGGAAATAG
- the rny gene encoding ribonuclease Y: MIEVIVGVVCLVIGAVVGMVFSKSSLNTKAKFIIDDAKKNAENLIEKANVQAESIKKEKNLQAKEKFLELKSQHDADIQSREKKMQEVEKRTKDKEHKLNDELSKVGKLEKDLDKQIGDYSKKNEILERKQQELDTATAKKVEILEKISNYTADEAKAELVETMKAEAKTRAQAHVQGIMEEAQMNAKNEARKIVIQTIQRIGTEQAIENSVSVFNIESDEVKGRIIGREGRNIRALEAVTGVEIIVDDTPEAILLSCFDPVRREIARLSLHRLVTDGRIHPARIEEVVEKTRKQIEEEIIEVGKRTIIDLGIHGLHPELIKIVGRMKYRSSYGQNLLQHSREVANIAATMAAELGLNVKLAKRAGLLHDIGKVPEQESELPHALLGMQWAEKYGENPEVVNAIGAHHDEIEMKSLLSPIIQVADAISGARPGARRQVLESYIQRLKDLESAALSFDGVSSAYAIQAGRELRVMVESGKVNDEVASQLSYDISEKIQNELTYPGQVKVTVIRETRAVNIAR, from the coding sequence ATGATAGAAGTTATAGTCGGGGTTGTTTGTTTAGTAATCGGAGCTGTAGTGGGGATGGTTTTCTCCAAAAGCTCTCTGAATACTAAGGCAAAATTTATTATAGATGATGCTAAGAAAAACGCCGAAAACCTTATAGAAAAAGCTAACGTACAAGCTGAATCCATAAAGAAAGAAAAGAACCTTCAGGCCAAAGAAAAATTCCTGGAACTGAAATCTCAGCATGATGCAGACATCCAGTCCCGCGAAAAGAAAATGCAGGAAGTTGAAAAAAGAACGAAGGATAAGGAACACAAGCTTAATGATGAGCTTAGTAAAGTTGGAAAGCTTGAAAAGGATTTAGATAAGCAAATTGGAGATTATTCTAAGAAAAATGAAATTCTGGAAAGAAAGCAGCAGGAATTAGACACAGCGACAGCTAAGAAAGTTGAAATACTTGAGAAAATCTCTAATTATACTGCTGATGAAGCTAAAGCAGAATTGGTAGAAACCATGAAAGCAGAGGCTAAAACAAGAGCTCAGGCGCATGTTCAGGGAATCATGGAAGAAGCCCAGATGAACGCTAAAAACGAGGCCAGAAAAATCGTTATCCAAACGATCCAGAGAATCGGAACTGAGCAGGCAATTGAAAACTCAGTATCAGTTTTCAACATTGAATCTGATGAGGTAAAAGGTAGAATTATCGGTAGAGAAGGTAGAAATATCCGTGCTTTGGAAGCGGTAACAGGAGTAGAAATTATCGTTGATGATACTCCGGAAGCTATTCTTCTTTCATGTTTCGATCCTGTAAGAAGAGAGATCGCAAGATTATCTTTACACAGATTGGTTACAGACGGTAGAATTCACCCGGCGAGAATTGAAGAAGTTGTTGAAAAAACAAGAAAACAAATCGAAGAGGAGATCATTGAAGTGGGTAAAAGAACGATCATTGATTTGGGAATCCACGGATTACATCCTGAATTGATTAAGATCGTAGGTAGAATGAAATACCGTTCTTCTTACGGACAAAACTTACTACAGCACTCAAGAGAAGTAGCTAATATTGCTGCAACAATGGCTGCTGAATTGGGACTAAACGTAAAATTAGCCAAGAGAGCAGGTCTGTTACACGATATTGGTAAAGTTCCTGAGCAGGAATCTGAATTACCTCACGCATTATTAGGAATGCAATGGGCTGAGAAATACGGTGAAAACCCAGAAGTAGTAAATGCTATTGGAGCTCACCACGACGAAATTGAAATGAAGTCGCTTTTATCTCCGATCATTCAGGTTGCCGATGCAATTTCAGGTGCAAGACCGGGAGCAAGAAGACAAGTATTGGAATCTTACATCCAGAGACTAAAAGACCTTGAATCTGCTGCGTTAAGCTTTGACGGAGTGTCAAGTGCCTATGCAATCCAGGCGGGTAGAGAATTAAGAGTAATGGTAGAGAGTGGAAAAGTAAATGATGAAGTAGCTTCTCAACTATCTTACGACATTTCTGAAAAGATCCAGAATGAACTTACATATCCTGGACAAGTAAAAGTAACAGTAATCAGAGAAACGAGAGCTGTGAATATTGCAAGATAA
- a CDS encoding MFS transporter has product MQELSLSSKLKYIFSIPVIISALGYFVDIYDLLLFGIVRIPSLKALGLNPDADGTFILNCQMIGLLIGGVFWGIFGDKKGRLSVLFGSILVYSLANIACGFLPYFPKEHLLYQYAGLRFIAGIGLAGELGAGITLVSESLPKNLRAIGTSVVAGFGLMGAVVAQLTVELAGGWNISYIIGGIMGVMLLLLRISVSESGIYKNIEHKSVSKGNFLSFFTNKDRLIRYLKCIAVGLPTWYCIGILAVLANQFAPELGIKDINPGKAIMWAYVGISVGDLLSGFISHALKSRKMAIFYMLIFTLIGVAIMLFGNTNTESKYYMFCVWLGFGTGYWAMFVTLAAEQFGTNIRNTATTTVPNMVRGLVPVMILAFDSLKGHFSVIESAAVVGVVVFGLAFYSSFTISETHNKDLEFTE; this is encoded by the coding sequence ATGCAAGAACTGTCATTATCTTCAAAATTGAAGTACATTTTTTCAATTCCCGTTATTATTTCTGCCCTGGGCTATTTTGTAGACATTTATGATCTCCTGTTATTTGGGATTGTAAGGATCCCGAGTTTGAAGGCGTTAGGGCTGAATCCAGATGCGGATGGAACCTTTATTCTGAATTGTCAGATGATAGGATTATTAATCGGAGGTGTTTTCTGGGGAATTTTTGGAGATAAGAAAGGCAGGCTTTCTGTACTTTTCGGATCTATTCTGGTTTATTCCTTAGCGAATATTGCCTGCGGTTTTCTGCCGTATTTTCCAAAAGAGCATCTGTTGTACCAATACGCCGGTCTTAGATTCATTGCGGGGATTGGTTTGGCCGGAGAGCTGGGAGCAGGAATTACACTGGTTTCTGAAAGTTTACCGAAGAATTTAAGAGCCATCGGAACTTCCGTTGTAGCCGGTTTTGGACTGATGGGAGCAGTAGTAGCTCAACTTACCGTAGAATTGGCCGGAGGATGGAATATTTCTTATATCATCGGTGGAATTATGGGGGTAATGTTATTGCTGTTAAGAATAAGTGTCTCAGAATCGGGGATTTATAAAAATATTGAACATAAAAGTGTTTCTAAAGGTAATTTTCTATCCTTTTTCACGAATAAAGACAGATTGATAAGATATTTAAAATGTATCGCCGTAGGATTACCAACCTGGTACTGTATTGGTATTCTGGCCGTTTTAGCCAATCAATTTGCCCCTGAATTAGGAATAAAGGATATTAATCCCGGGAAAGCCATTATGTGGGCTTATGTAGGTATTTCCGTCGGAGACTTGTTGAGTGGTTTTATTTCTCATGCTCTGAAATCTCGTAAAATGGCTATATTTTATATGTTGATTTTTACATTGATTGGGGTGGCGATTATGCTTTTCGGAAATACAAATACGGAAAGCAAATATTATATGTTCTGTGTATGGCTGGGCTTTGGAACAGGGTATTGGGCAATGTTTGTTACTTTGGCAGCTGAGCAGTTCGGGACCAATATCAGAAATACGGCAACAACAACCGTTCCGAATATGGTAAGAGGATTGGTGCCTGTTATGATTTTAGCTTTCGATTCACTTAAAGGGCATTTTTCTGTGATAGAAAGTGCTGCTGTTGTAGGAGTGGTGGTATTTGGACTTGCTTTTTATTCATCCTTTACCATTTCTGAAACGCATAATAAAGACCTTGAGTTTACAGAATAA
- a CDS encoding YeiH family protein, protein MKDFIQNETTRKIVFIVLAVLCLTPLISSPIALALGFLLAVFIGNPFEKHLHRYIHLLLQISIVGLGFGLKLDEALHAGKTGLMLTVVSIVTVMGLGFILGKIFKLERPLSYLLSAGTAICGGSAIAAVSPIIKPSTKQISLALAIVFTLNSIALFIYPAIGHLLNLSQEQFGLWCAVGIHDTSSVVGAAGKYGDEALKVATTVKLARALWIIPVSLITMFIFKNKESKIKIPWFIGYFILAILLNTYFPVLEQFSTSITVLAKSGLNLTLFFIGSTLSLQTLKSIGFKPLLTAVLLWVTISIGSLLYIIH, encoded by the coding sequence ATGAAAGATTTCATTCAAAATGAAACTACACGAAAAATAGTTTTTATTGTACTGGCAGTTTTATGCCTTACTCCGCTCATTTCTTCTCCTATCGCTCTTGCATTAGGTTTCCTTTTGGCTGTGTTTATAGGAAATCCATTTGAAAAACATCTCCATCGATATATTCATCTGTTATTACAAATCTCTATTGTTGGTCTTGGGTTTGGATTAAAGCTTGATGAAGCTTTACATGCCGGGAAAACGGGATTGATGCTGACTGTGGTCAGTATTGTTACCGTAATGGGATTGGGATTTATTCTGGGAAAAATATTTAAGCTTGAAAGACCTTTGTCTTACCTCTTATCTGCCGGAACTGCAATTTGTGGAGGAAGTGCCATTGCTGCTGTGTCACCTATTATTAAACCAAGTACGAAACAAATTTCTCTGGCTTTAGCTATTGTTTTTACCTTAAACTCTATTGCACTATTCATATATCCTGCCATCGGACATCTGCTGAATCTTTCTCAGGAACAGTTTGGATTATGGTGTGCAGTAGGAATTCATGATACGAGTTCTGTGGTAGGTGCCGCCGGTAAATACGGCGATGAGGCGTTAAAAGTAGCCACAACAGTGAAATTAGCCCGTGCTTTATGGATTATTCCTGTTTCATTGATCACGATGTTTATTTTTAAAAACAAAGAATCAAAAATAAAAATCCCATGGTTTATCGGTTACTTTATCCTGGCGATCTTGTTGAATACTTATTTTCCTGTTCTTGAACAGTTCAGCACTTCCATCACCGTTTTGGCAAAATCTGGATTAAATCTGACTCTATTCTTCATTGGTTCTACTCTATCTCTTCAAACATTGAAATCTATAGGATTTAAACCTCTACTGACAGCTGTATTGTTGTGGGTGACCATCAGTATCGGCAGCTTGCTTTACATTATTCATTAA
- a CDS encoding LysR substrate-binding domain-containing protein produces the protein MFDYRLKVFHTVASRLSFTKASEELHISQPAVTKHIKEIENQLGTKLFNRKGTSIQLTQSGKILYEYAEKIRNIYRDLEFEISQINQQHKGKLIIGASTTVAQYILPELLAKFKTYYKDIKIELLTGNTEAISALLKEGKVDLGIIEGESQSSYFEYKTFKADEIVLAAKADHALAHKTLNLKDLYDLNLIFREQGSGTLEFIQNRFKEKEVNINELNTVIQLGSSESIKNYLLHSDCMAFLSISTILNELKNNTLTVIDIKNFSIERDFHFILPKGEQSELIELFLKFAE, from the coding sequence ATGTTCGATTACAGATTAAAAGTTTTTCATACTGTGGCATCCAGGCTAAGTTTTACCAAAGCTTCGGAAGAACTCCATATTTCACAACCGGCAGTCACAAAACACATTAAAGAAATTGAAAACCAATTAGGTACAAAATTATTTAATCGAAAAGGTACTTCTATTCAATTGACACAAAGCGGAAAGATTTTGTACGAGTATGCTGAGAAAATACGAAATATTTACCGTGATCTTGAATTTGAAATCAGTCAGATCAATCAGCAGCACAAAGGAAAACTGATTATTGGAGCAAGTACAACCGTTGCACAATACATCTTACCTGAACTATTGGCAAAATTCAAAACCTATTATAAAGATATTAAAATAGAACTCCTTACAGGAAATACTGAAGCGATTTCGGCTCTTTTAAAAGAAGGAAAAGTTGATCTTGGCATTATTGAAGGAGAGTCGCAGTCTTCTTATTTTGAGTATAAAACTTTTAAAGCTGATGAAATTGTATTGGCCGCAAAAGCTGATCATGCACTCGCCCATAAGACTTTAAATCTAAAAGATCTGTATGATCTCAATCTGATCTTCCGTGAGCAAGGCTCTGGAACATTGGAATTCATTCAAAATCGTTTTAAGGAAAAGGAAGTGAATATCAATGAATTGAACACCGTCATACAACTTGGAAGCAGTGAAAGTATCAAGAACTATCTTCTGCATTCTGATTGCATGGCATTTCTCTCAATCAGCACGATTCTTAATGAGTTAAAAAACAATACCTTAACTGTCATCGACATCAAAAACTTCAGTATTGAGAGGGATTTTCATTTTATTCTTCCTAAAGGAGAACAGTCAGAGTTGATAGAGCTATTTTTGAAATTTGCAGAGTAA